Genomic segment of Litorilinea aerophila:
TGACATTGAGCTGCCCTGGGAGGACACCAGCCGGGCCGACGCGTTGCGCCGGGCCGCTGGCCTGGAGGAGATGGCCCACGCTTGAGCCATGCCCGGCCTTGACCCGGCATGGACGTGAAAGGGCGAGGCCGGTAGGCCCCGCTGTGGACGCCCTGACACCGGGCCCGCTCCGTTGGCCTCCCTGGGGGGAGCCGCGGAGGGGCCCGGTTGCTTTTGGGAGCAGCCCTGAGCCTGGTTGTATAATGCACACCATGCGAATAGATGCTACCTGTGGATCCGTTTTCCGGGCCTGGCGTATCCGGCCCCTGTTGCTGTGGGCGACACTCCTGACCCTGGCGTGGAGTCTGCTGGGCTGTGCCCCAGGCCTGTCGGCGCCTGCTGTCTTGAACCAGGCCGAGACAATCGCCCGGGAGGATGCCCGGCGGCCCCTTCCCCAGCACGATTCCTCGGCCCCCATCGTCACGGTGGAAGTTCGCGCCGCCACCCCCATCTATCCCGGAGATCCGGTCACCATCGTGGTGCGGGCCATCAGCCAGGAGCCCGTGGACGCCTACCGCCTGGCCATCGACGACGCGGATACCGGATGGCGTGCCGTAAAACGGTTGCCAGGAGGCCTGCTCTCCTTCGAGTGGACCGCCGGTGAGCCCGGCTCCTACGTGCTCATCGGCCAGGCCCGCACCACGGCCGGCGCAGTCGGCGAAGGTCGTCGCCTCCTCACCGTCGAGCCGCCGGATTCATCGTCGAGCCAGTCTGGCCAGCCGGGCAGCCGGCCCGATCCCACAGCCCAGGATACCGTCATCTTCTATGCCAGCTCGGTCACCCTGCCCACCTACCCCTTCGCCGAGTACCAGAGCCAGGCCGTGGATCCGGCCTACCGCTGGCCCTACCGGCGCTTTGACCGGGATCGCTTCTGGCAGCAGGCGCCCCAGCCCAGCCCCCAGACCTACCAGTTGCTCATCCTGGAGAACCGCTACCTGCAGGTCTTGATCCTGCCGGAGTTGGGCGGCCGCATCTGGCAGGTGCTCCACAAGCCCAGCGGCAATCGCATGTTCTACCAGAACAACGTGGTCAAGCCATCGCCCTGGGGGCCGCCCCAGCAGCTCGGCTGGCTTGCCCTGGGCGGCCTGGAGTGGAACCTGCCCGTGATCGAGCATGGCTACGATTGGGGAACTCCCTGGGATTACCGGGCGTTACAAGAAA
This window contains:
- a CDS encoding DUF5107 domain-containing protein, with the protein product MRIDATCGSVFRAWRIRPLLLWATLLTLAWSLLGCAPGLSAPAVLNQAETIAREDARRPLPQHDSSAPIVTVEVRAATPIYPGDPVTIVVRAISQEPVDAYRLAIDDADTGWRAVKRLPGGLLSFEWTAGEPGSYVLIGQARTTAGAVGEGRRLLTVEPPDSSSSQSGQPGSRPDPTAQDTVIFYASSVTLPTYPFAEYQSQAVDPAYRWPYRRFDRDRFWQQAPQPSPQTYQLLILENRYLQVLILPELGGRIWQVLHKPSGNRMFYQNNVVKPSPWGPPQQLGWLALGGLEWNLPVIEHGYDWGTPWDYRALQESDTVASVTVATPRDGRLLHASITVTLRAGSASLEVAPTITNLSPDELQFDYWQTAMLAPGTGNRPSPDLHFVLPGQLMTVHSTANPDLTGPTLLFTWPHYKGRDLSRLGNWREYLGFFEYPAAHGPFTAVYDPWYDAGAVRIYPPEIMRGSKVFGLGWENALGSDLFTDDDSAYVELHGGLAPSFFEQARLAGGASISWQEQWYPVVDLGDLTTANANLALHLARTADAFQVGLYPTRPLNGVINLLADGVPVARRAVVASPEAPFQGVLPVDGAILPQVQQWQLQVEDQQGQRWISYEMSDPS